One window from the genome of Glycine soja cultivar W05 chromosome 12, ASM419377v2, whole genome shotgun sequence encodes:
- the LOC114380281 gene encoding uncharacterized protein LOC114380281 — translation MEKRSGNTQYVMERSISDHCPIVLKVTNYDWGPKPFRALDCWFMEHGFKEKVAWMWNSYEVQGRGAYVLKEKIKLLKKDLKQWNKESFGNLQKQSKDLVAKINLLDLKGENGSLLQEEMDSRRFYVGEYWKIARRNESLLPQKSRSRWIKEGDGNTKFFRGVINWKRRKNNIKGISIKGRWEEEPRLVKKEVLEFYQKIFYQEAWMKPRLDGMSFKHLGVGDNDSLCCCFNEGEIKKAMWNCEGDKSQGPDGLNYNLIKRY, via the coding sequence ATGGAGAAACGGTCGGGAAACACTCAATATGTCATGGAAAGAAGTATATCGGATCATTGCCCTATAGTCTTGAAAGTAACAAACTATGATTGGGGTCCCAAACCCTTTAGGGCCCTTGATTGTTGGTTCATGGAACACGGCTTCAAAGAAAAGGTAGCGTGGATGTGGAATTCATATGAAGTACAAGGGAGAGGGGCTTATGTACTCAAAGAGAAGATCAAGCTACTAAAAAAAGACCTTAAACAGTGGAACAAGGAAAGCTTTGGGAACCTTCAAAAACAATCTAAGGACCTAGTGGCAAAGATAAATCTCTTAGACTTGAAGGGTGAAAATGGAAGCTTATTGCAAGAAGAGATGGATAGCAGAAGATTTTATGTAGGTGAGTATTGGAAAATTGCAAGGAGAAATGAATCCCTTCTACCTCAAAAATCAAGAAGTAGGTGGATAAAGGAAGGTGATGGTAATACAAAGTTTTTTCGTGGTGTCATAAATTGGAAGAGAAGGAAGAACAACATCAAAGGGATTTCCATCAAAGGAAGATGGGAGGAGGAACCAAGACTTGTGAAGAAAGAGGTGTTggaattttatcaaaaaatattctATCAAGAAGCATGGATGAAACCACGACTTGATGGCATGTCCTTCAAACACTTGGGGGTTGGTGACAATGATTcgctttgttgttgttttaatGAAGGGGAGATAAAAAAGGCAATGTGGAATTGTGAAGGTGATAAAAGCCAGGGCCCCGATGGGCTCAATTATAATCTTATAAAGAGATATTAG